Proteins from a genomic interval of Watersipora subatra chromosome 10, tzWatSuba1.1, whole genome shotgun sequence:
- the LOC137405588 gene encoding dnaJ homolog subfamily C member 3-like — protein MYWPGHGGSLALESSFPLLLISLYLQLEGVVAGTTQQDIDSHLEMGKKFLAAGQLSDALSHYHAAVDLDPSNYLTYFKRATVYLAIGKSKSALPDLEKVLDIKPNFHAARIQKGNILLKQGYIDKAEHEYRTVLSKDDNNAEASQRIEELPQLRAMIDRAQYLQDHNDFAAAEQELSKVIESCPWDTSLREKRADCYISMQEYFKAIGDIKATTKLVGDNTAAFYRISDLHYQLGEADDSLREIRECLKLDPDHKQCFPHYKKVKKLVKQMEQAQELKNNHEWDDCIAKAHNMLKTEGRVYHYVYTAKGHICHCQVQAGQKEDALRACDEVLKMNPNSVDAFCDLAELYINEQDYEKAIDYYQKALGVSEGHHRAKEGLETAQKLLKQSKKRDYYKILGVPRFAQKKQIMKAYRKLAMMWHPDRFETEEEKKEAEKKFMDIAAAKEVLTDPEMREKFDKGEDPMDPEQQKQGSHQHPFFHGFNPFEGGSGGSFKFHFN, from the exons ATGTATTGGCCCGGCCACGGCGGGTCTCTCGCTTTGGAGAGTAGTTTTCCATTGCTCTTAATTTCACTCTATCTTCAGTTAGAAG GAGTTGTAGCGGGTACCACGCAACAAGACATTGATAGCCATTTAGAGATGGGAAAGAAGTTTTTGGCAGCTGGGCAGCTTTCGGATGCCCTGAGTCACTATCATGCAGCTGTTGATCTGGACCCTAGCAATTATTTAACCTATTTTAAGAGAGCAACTGTTTATCTAGCCATTGGAAAGTCCAAATCTGCTCTTCCCGATCTGGAAAAAGTGTTGGATATAAAACCAAACTTTCATGCA GCCAGGATTCAGAAAGGAAACATTCTATTAAAGCAAGGCTATATCGATAAAGCAGAACATGAATATCGAACTGTT TTATCAAAGGATGACAACAATGCTGAGGCTAGCCAGCGAATAGAGGAGCTCCCACAACTGCGGGCTATGATAGATAGAGCTCAGTATCTTCAGGACCATAATGATTTTGCTGCTGCCGAACAAGAACTATCAAAAGTAATAGAG AGCTGTCCGTGGGACACATCATTGCGAGAAAAACGAGCCGATTGCTACATCAGTATGCAAGAATATTTTAAAGCTATAGGTGATATAAAAGCAACAACCAAACTAGTTGGCGACAATACAGCGGCATTCTATAGGATCAGCGACCTGCACTACCAGCTTGGAGAGGCTGATGATTCTCTGAG GGAGATACGAGAGTGTCTGAAGCTAGACCCAGACCATAAGCAATGTTTTCCTCACTACAAGAAGGTGAAGAAGCTCGTAAAGCAGATGGAGCAGGCCCAGGAACTGAAGAACAACCACGAGTGGGATGATTGTATAGCCAAGGCTCATAATATGCTCAAGACCGAGGGTCGCGTCTATCACTATGTATATACGGCCAAGGGTCATATATGCCACTGCCAGGTGCAG GCAGGTCAAAAGGAAGACGCACTGAGAGCTTGTGATGAAGTATTGAAGATGAACCCTAATAGTGTTGATGCTTTCTGTGATCTTGCAGAGTTATATATCAATGAGCAGGATTATGAGAAAG CAATCGACTATTATCAGAAAGCGCTGGGTGTGTCTGAAGGACATCACAGAGCCAAAGAAGGTCTTGAAACAGCGCAGAAGCTTCTAAAACAGTCTAAAAAGAGAGACTACTATAAGATCTTAGGAGTACCAAG GTTTGCACagaaaaaacaaataatgaaggcATACCGAAAATTGGCCATGATGTGGCATCCAGATAGGTTTGAGACTGAAGAAGAGAAAAAGGAGGCTGAGAAGAAATTTATGGATATCGCTGCTGCCAAAGAAGTTCTTACAGATCCAG AGATGAGGGAGAAGTTTGATAAAGGGGAAGACCCGATGGATCCTGAACAGCAAAAGCAAGGCAGTCATCAACATCCCTTTTTCCATGGTTTTAATCCTTTTGAAGGCGGCAGTGGAGGCAGCTTCAAGTTTCATTTCAACTAG
- the LOC137405587 gene encoding zinc finger protein 3 homolog gives MTITDIEKNMLIESVATGEEGVIASSVFAIESLLKEVISLIAAHPEVLKKIGGPIKAVENDSESNVFNVAVSVETSGTLDNHDLSVNDSLDTYADATREEDSPTVEDAEESLSTYTKQELCPSDGQNQPGQGTHQTEKMTLDDDCLEFTTVTTSDGETVQVHIKSIGNKLKAAPARSEKTSTASHPCPHCEMSFMRMFELQRHITVRHTNEKLFECGECGKRFALKLYLKNHIRSRHQPDSEKPYGCRHCGYRCILQSMLNRHMERHINDKNFKCEVCGQYFHTVKHLELHMYKHQEKNLECVYCNYKTANPYKLSSHTKIHTSNEVFNCDQCSFKTKVKTELNKHKLNSHCEMEYTCDTCQLSFKRITNLKRHMYVHQNKNLVCNYEGCNWRTADPYEHKRHEREHIEGKKHVCDICGFKFHRSFDLKKHRKVHLKVHQCSRCASKFADAHQLACHKRRRHLKSSQSKEDAVYADQTEQVMEEGEYLESELVENDLVEGGLVEDITEQEEVPIESTVTEVPLGTDTLEQATTHTIILNEHGQQIVLEPGVTIGGDADFIVSSSDQQLLEMASVIIAQEESAHAESTS, from the exons ATGACTATCACAGACATAGAGAAAAACATGCTCATTGAGAGTGTTGCTACAGGAGAAGAGGGTGTCATAGCTTCTTCCGTGTTTGCTATTGAGAGTTTGCTAAAAGAAGTCATCTCTTTGATAGCCGCACATCCCGAAGTTTTAAAG AAGATAGGCGGACCAATAAAAGCGGTTGAGAATGACAGCGAGTCAAATGTGTTCAATGTGGCTGTGTCTGTGGAAACTTCTGGAACCTTGGATAATCACGATCTCTCTGTGAATGATTCGCTTGATACATATGCTGATGCCACTCGAGAGGAGGATTCTCCGACGGTAGAAGATGCTGAGGAGTCATTGTCTACATACACCAAACAGGAGTTGTGTCCCTCTGATGGCCAAAATCAACCTGGTCAAGGAACTCACCAG ACAGAGAAAATGACACTGGATGATGACTGCCTTGAATTTACTACTGTGACAACGTCAGACGGGGAGACCGTTCAGGTTCATATCAAGTCTATTGGCAACAAACTCAAAGCAGCTCCTGCCCGATCAGAGAAAACATCCACAGCTTCG CACCCATGTCCTCACTGTGAGATGTCATTTATGAGAATGTTCGAGCTGCAGAGACACATCACCGTCCGACACACGAATGAGAAACTGTTCGAGTGTGGAGAGTGCGGGAAACGATTCGCACTCAAACTCTATCTTAAGAACCACATCAGAAGTAGACATCAGCCTGACAGTGAAAAACCCTATGGCTGTCGTCACTGTGGATACCGG TGCATCCTGCAAAGTATGCTAAACAGACACATGGAGCGACacataaatgataaaaatttcaAGTGCGAAGTCTGTGGCCAGTATTTTCATACAGTGAAACACTTGGAGCTTCACATGTACAAGCATCAAG AGAAAAACTTGGAGTGCGTCTACTGCAACTACAAAACTGCCAATCCCTATAAGCTAAGCAGTCACACCAAAATTCATACTAGTAATGAAGTATTTAACTGTGACCAGTGCTCATTCAAG ACAAAGGTGAAGACAGAGTTAAATAAGCACAAGCTAAACAGCCACTGTGAGATGGAGTACACCTGCGACACCTGCCAGCTTAGCTTCAAGCGCATCACAAATCTCAAGAGACACATGTATGTGCATCAGAATAAGAATCTCGTCTGCAACTATGAAGGTTGCAATTGGAG GACAGCCGACCCTTATGAACACAAACGGCATGAAAGGGAGCACATAGAAGGGAAGAAACATGTGTGTGACATCTGTGGCTTCAAATTTCATCGTTCATTTGATCTGAAAAAACACAGAAAAGTTCATCTCAAG GTGCATCAATGCTCTCGGTGTGCCTCGAAGTTTGCTGATGCTCACCAACTGGCTTGTCACAAGAGGAGGCGGCACCTAAAGAGCTCCCAATCTAAGGAAGATGCCGTGTATGCTGACCAAACAGAGCAGGTGATGGAGGAGGGCGAGTACTTGGAAAGTGAGTTGGTAGAAAATGATTTAGTAGAAGGTGGTTTGGTAGAAGACATAACCGAGCAAGAAGAGGTACCGATAGAGAGCACCGTGACAGAAG TACCATTGGGCACTGATACGCTGGAGCAAGCAACCACACATACTATCATACTCAATGAGCATGGCCAGCAGATTGTTCTAGAACCAGGAGTAACAATCGGAGGTGATGCAGATTTCATAG TGTCCAGTTCAGATCAGCAGCTGCTTGAGATGGCATCAGTGATAATAGCCCAGGAAGAAAGTGCGCATGCCGAGTCCACTAGCTAA